In one Desulfobulbaceae bacterium genomic region, the following are encoded:
- a CDS encoding amidohydrolase family protein, which yields MSSFPPLVLENGRIIDPVNGVDQIGTLLIADGLCRTITPGDPLPKGTEHLDLTGKWIVPGLIDIHVHLREPGEEYKETITTGTTAATAGGFTAVACMPNTRPVLDTESSISLVVSRAQGASARVYPVGAISKGSHGENLAEFAEMKRSGAVAFTDDGRPVINSQMMRRAMEYAANFDL from the coding sequence ATGAGTTCTTTCCCGCCACTTGTTCTTGAAAATGGCCGAATTATCGACCCAGTAAACGGTGTTGACCAGATTGGCACGCTCCTCATCGCTGATGGACTATGCCGAACAATCACTCCTGGAGATCCACTTCCTAAAGGAACAGAACACCTCGACCTCACCGGCAAATGGATAGTTCCTGGTCTTATCGATATCCACGTCCATCTCAGAGAACCGGGAGAGGAGTATAAGGAGACGATCACAACAGGAACCACTGCCGCGACTGCTGGGGGCTTTACCGCAGTCGCCTGCATGCCAAATACCCGCCCGGTGCTTGACACAGAAAGCAGCATCAGCCTGGTCGTCTCCCGGGCTCAAGGGGCCTCAGCGCGCGTCTATCCTGTTGGAGCAATCAGTAAAGGCAGCCACGGAGAAAATCTTGCCGAATTTGCCGAGATGAAGAGATCTGGTGCTGTGGCCTTCACCGATGACGGCCGTCCGGTTATAAATAGCCAGATGATGCGACGAGCCATGGAGTATGCCGCTAACTTTGATCTAC
- a CDS encoding aspartate carbamoyltransferase catalytic subunit produces MNVEYRFSHKHIISIDDFSAEDLHYILQTAESLKEISTRSIKKVPTLRGKTIINLFFEPSTRTRLSFEVAAKRMSADTFNISASTSSATKGETLIDTARNLEAMQPDAIIIRHSSSGVPELLKRHIQASIINAGDGTHQHPSQALLDMMTVKEKKGHLDGLKIAIIGDITHSRVAHSNILGFTRMGAQVHVCGPNTMLPPGLEAMGATRHLHVADAVVDADVIMALRIQKERQHDPLIPSLREYACVFGINRTIAALAKPDALIMHPGPINRGVEMTPDVADGSQSVILDQVENGVAIRMALLYLVLGGD; encoded by the coding sequence ATGAATGTCGAATACCGCTTCAGCCACAAACACATCATCAGCATTGATGATTTTTCAGCGGAAGATTTACATTATATTCTACAAACAGCTGAATCACTTAAAGAAATTTCCACACGGTCTATCAAAAAAGTTCCGACTCTGCGCGGAAAGACGATCATCAATCTTTTTTTTGAACCAAGCACCAGGACTCGACTCTCCTTCGAAGTCGCTGCCAAGCGAATGAGTGCCGATACCTTTAACATTTCCGCCTCCACCAGCTCCGCTACTAAGGGCGAGACCCTGATTGATACCGCTAGGAATCTTGAGGCGATGCAGCCTGACGCCATCATTATCCGCCACTCCTCCTCCGGCGTTCCCGAACTCCTCAAGCGACATATTCAGGCCTCAATCATTAATGCCGGAGACGGTACCCATCAGCACCCAAGCCAAGCCCTTCTTGATATGATGACTGTCAAAGAAAAAAAAGGCCACCTTGATGGCCTCAAAATCGCCATTATCGGCGACATTACCCATAGTCGAGTCGCCCATTCCAATATCTTAGGGTTCACCAGGATGGGCGCACAAGTCCACGTTTGTGGACCAAACACCATGTTACCCCCTGGCCTGGAGGCCATGGGAGCAACCCGCCACCTTCATGTGGCCGATGCTGTTGTCGATGCCGATGTGATCATGGCCTTGCGTATCCAGAAAGAACGGCAACATGACCCACTGATCCCCTCTCTTCGTGAGTACGCCTGCGTTTTCGGCATCAACCGTACCATCGCCGCCTTGGCCAAACCCGACGCATTGATCATGCATCCCGGACCGATTAACCGTGGAGTTGAAATGACCCCGGACGTGGCTGACGGTTCACAATCGGTAATTCTTGACCAAGTTGAAAATGGAGTCGCCATTCGCATGGCGCTCCTCTATCTTGTCTTGGGAGGTGATTAA
- the lepB gene encoding signal peptidase I, producing the protein MDTSNKKSLVREYIEAILIALVLALFIRTFIVQAFKIPSGSMEPTLLIGDHLLVNKFIYGIKNPFTGETWVSISKPEHRDIIVFKYPVNPDQDFIKRVIGVEGDTVEMKDKKLLVNGDPFIVDRAVYRDPNIFPAEMQPRDNFGPITVPQGSLFVMGDNRDNSYDSRFWKFVKLSEVKGKAFILYWSWNSEWTFEISNLPIRFSRLFNLIH; encoded by the coding sequence ATAGATACTAGCAATAAAAAATCTCTGGTCAGAGAATATATTGAGGCGATACTGATCGCCTTGGTGCTGGCCCTGTTCATTCGCACCTTCATTGTCCAGGCTTTTAAAATCCCGTCCGGCTCCATGGAGCCGACCCTGCTCATTGGCGATCATCTTCTGGTGAATAAATTTATCTACGGCATTAAAAATCCATTCACCGGTGAAACCTGGGTCTCGATCTCTAAACCAGAACACCGCGACATCATCGTCTTCAAGTACCCGGTTAACCCAGATCAAGATTTTATTAAACGGGTAATTGGCGTCGAAGGCGACACCGTCGAGATGAAAGACAAAAAATTATTGGTCAATGGTGATCCTTTTATCGTCGACCGAGCAGTCTACCGAGACCCAAATATTTTCCCTGCAGAAATGCAGCCCCGGGATAACTTTGGACCGATCACCGTGCCCCAAGGATCTCTCTTCGTCATGGGAGACAACCGGGACAACAGCTACGACAGCCGATTCTGGAAATTCGTCAAACTTTCCGAAGTGAAAGGCAAAGCATTTATTCTCTACTGGTCGTGGAACAGCGAATGGACTTTTGAGATCAGCAATCTCCCCATCCGTTTTTCCCGGTTGTTCAACCTCATCCATTGA